GACCTGAAGCGAGGCATCTGGGGCATCCCGACGCCGCGCGTCTCCCGATGCCCCGCCGTAGACCCGCATGACATCGACGCTGCGCTGGTTCCCCTCGTCGCTTTCGACGACGACGGCTATCGGATAGGCCACGGCGCGGGATACTACGACCGCTTCCTGGGAGCCTATCGACGGATGCGGCGCATCGGGTTGGCGTTCGAGATGCAGCGGATCGAGAGCTGTCACCCGCAAGAGTGGGACGAGCCGCTCGACTGTCTCGTCACGGAGAGCGGCGTTCGGGCGTTCCCGGATCGCCGGTAAACGACCGCGATGGGCGTCGCGTTCCAGATTCAGCGCGTGTGGGCGGGTGCCAAGCTGCGCGCGGATGTGGAGTTTTCCAGTGGGCAGCGGCTCGACACCCCGAACGGTTCTCGCATGCTCGTTCCTGATCGCCTTT
This genomic interval from Candidatus Poribacteria bacterium contains the following:
- a CDS encoding 5-formyltetrahydrofolate cyclo-ligase, giving the protein MTHDAQQRRAEIRQASLTRRDSLSREDVERWGDAIADCVQRVLEQESPTTVFTYLAFGNEVPTLGIVHHLLSSGRRVVVPYVTTGSPNMTCHEIEDPERDLKRGIWGIPTPRVSRCPAVDPHDIDAALVPLVAFDDDGYRIGHGAGYYDRFLGAYRRMRRIGLAFEMQRIESCHPQEWDEPLDCLVTESGVRAFPDRR